A genomic window from Capra hircus breed San Clemente unplaced genomic scaffold, ASM170441v1, whole genome shotgun sequence includes:
- the LOC108634742 gene encoding double homeobox protein 4C-like, which translates to MASSGSSSTSSGPVATGSRRRRLVLRLSQKDALQALFQRNPYPGIATRERLARELGIAESRVQVWFQNQRRRRSKQSRSPPSEYVHREGEAGPTSTPTPPSRPPRPQSSSPGDSAREARRKRTVISPSQTSILVQAFTRDRFPGIAAREELARQTGIPEPRIQVWFQNRRARHPQQSPSGPGGAAATTPPAPEDRRAPPAVQSTSPPLRPSPPQESMPPSAAAAAAAAPFGAPAFWVPGTASGVCVGQPLMIFMVQPSPVALQPSGKPPPPAQVAVPWAARSPAVTAPGQPGQGAILPPGQPEAHIPRWPGSPYGEGAAPPLEPQPQPRSLPSSTSLLDELLAAAGVPASPGPSPGAAADHGVDPALPGAPSLLDELLAAAGAPASPGPSPGPSAVAAQQAALAGTPSLLEEILAATGIRATPGPSLGPCAGERARLALPGSPSLQDALLAAPGIPGSPGPFPGSSPVVAGAHPAFPGSPSLLEEILAATATRDTPWSPPGAPAGDEGVEATLEAPLSEEDYQYGVTEPALPPASSGHPQTDRRSVLANPSRNASTQWFRSPYGHPACSRVNPRGGFRNPGGRKTTLPETVGGVLPWFDSLCSQRKETRLSSSIPRVASLA; encoded by the exons atggcttcgtccggctcctccagcacctcaagcg GGCCCGTCGCCACAGGATCTCGAAGGAGGCGGCTCGTTCTGAGGCTGAGCCAGAAGGACGCCCTGCAAGCGCTCTTTCAACGGAACCCCTACCCTGGGATAGCGACCAGAGAACGGCTGGCCCGGGAGCTTGGCATTGCCGAAAGCAGAGTTCAG GTCTGGTTCCAAAACCAACGCAGAAGACGGTCAAAGCAGAGCCGATCGCCGCCGTCTGAATATGTGCACCGAGAAGGGGAAGCGGGGCCAACGTCCACGCCCACGCCACCGTCGCGCCCGCCTCGACCTCAGTCTTCCTCTCCAG GAGACTcggcccgagaggcccggagaaagAGGACCGTCATCTCTCCTTCCCAAACAAGCATCCTTGTGCAAGCCTTCACGAGGGATCGCTTCCCGGGGATTGCCGCCAGGGAAGAACTGGCTCGTCAGACGGGAATCCCAGAACCTCGAATCCAG GTATGGTTTCAAAACCGAAGAGCTCGGCACCCCCAGCAGAGCCCGAGCGGGCCCGGCGGCGCAGCAGCCACGActcctcctgctccagaggaCCGAAGGGCCCCACCCGCTGTCCAGagcacctctcctccccttcGCCCCTCCCCGCCACAGGAGAGCATGCCaccctcggcggcggcggcggccgcagcTGCTCCGTTCGGGGCCCCCGCCTTCTGGGTGCCCGGGACTGCCTCTGGGGTCTGTGTGGGCCAGCCGTTGATGATCTTCATGGTCCAGCCCAGCCCGGTGGCTCTCCAGCCAAGTGGGAAGCCACCACCTCCTGCCCAGGTAGCAGTTCCCTGGGCCGCGCGCTCCCCTGCCGTCACGGCCCCCGGGCAGCCTGGGCAAGGGGCCATCCTGCCGCCTGGACAGCCGGAGGCACACATCCCGCGCTGGCCGGGGTCACCCTACGGGGAAGGCGCGGCCCCTCCGCTAGAGCCACAGCCCCAGCCCCGCAGCCTCCCAAGCTCGACGAGCCTCCTCGACGAGCTCTTGGCGGCCGCGGGCGTCCCCGCCTCGCCGGGGCCTTCCCCGGGGGCCGCTGCCGACCACGGGGTGGACCCGGCCCTGCCAGGCGCACCCAGCCTCCTCGACGAGCTCTTGGCGGCCGCGGGCGCCCCCGCCTCGCCGGGGCCTTCCCCGGGGCCCTCTGCCGTCGCAGCGCAACAGGCAGCTCTCGCTGGCACACCCAGCCTCTTAGAGGAAATCTTGGCTGCCACCGGCATCCGCGCCACGCCGGGGCCTTCCCTGGGGCCCTGTGCCGGTGAACGGGCACGCCTCGCCCTCCCAGGCTCACCCAGCCTCCAAGACGCGCTCCTGGCTGCCCCGGGCATCCCGGGCTCGCCGGGTCCTTTCCCGGGGTCCTCTCCTGTCGTCGCGGGGGCCCACCCAGCCTTCCCCGGGTCACCCAGCCTCCTAGAGGAAATCCTGGCTGCCACGGCCACCCGGGACACGCCCTGGTCTCCTCCGGGGGCCCCTGCGGGGGACGAGGGGGTTGAGGCCACCCTGGAAGCACCCCTCAGTGAGGAGGATTACCAG TATGGGGTGACTGAGCCCGCCCTGCCACCAGCATCCTCCGGTCACCCGCAGACGGACAGACGTTCTGTACTTGCAAACCCGTCCCGGAACGCATCGACCCAGTGGTTTCGAAGTCCATACGGACACCCTGCCTGTTCCCGTGTGAACCCCCGTGGTGGGTTTAGAAACCCGGGTGGCCGAAAGACTACACTGCCCGAGACGGTTGGGGGCGTGCTGCCCTGGTTCGACTCACTCTGTTCACAGCGAAAGGAGACGCGCCTCTCCTCGTCCATCCCCCGTGTTGCTTCCTTGGCTTag